In the genome of Populus trichocarpa isolate Nisqually-1 chromosome 6, P.trichocarpa_v4.1, whole genome shotgun sequence, one region contains:
- the LOC112327961 gene encoding xyloglucan endotransglucosylase protein 7 — protein MKAGLLVSLIVNFLVVASAGSFYNDFYFNWGHDHGKVYDNGNGLSLILDKNSGSGFQSKKEYLFGKIDIQLKLVHGNSAGTVTTFYLSSLGPYHDEIDFEFLGNTSGQPYTLHTNVFSQGKGNREQQFYLWFDPTADFHTYSILWNPQRIIFSVDGIAIREFKNLESIGVPFPKNQPMRIYSSLWEADDWATCGGRVKTDWTKAPFVASFRNFNVNACAWSYGASSCKSKSGFADSISNSWIWEELDVGREGQMKWVRDNYMTYDYCKDSKRFPHGLPRECYVTNFP, from the exons ATGAAAGCAGGGCTGCTAGTCTCTCTGATAGTAAACTTTCTGGTGGTTGCTTCTGCCGGCAGCTTCtacaatgatttttatttcaactgGGGACATGACCACGGTAAGGTATACGACAATGGCAATGGTCTGAGCCTCATTCTTGACAAAAATTCTGGATCAGGGTTTCAATCCAAGAAAGAGTATTTATTTGGTAAGATTGATATCCAGCTCAAGCTTGTCCATGGCAATTCGGCCGGCACTGTCACTACATTTTAT CTATCCTCTCTAGGGCCATACCACGATGAGATAGACTTCGAATTCTTGGGAAATACAAGTGGTCAGCCATACACTCTTCACACTAACGTGTTCAGCCAAGGCAAAGGTAACAGAGAGCAGCAATTCTATCTTTGGTTTGACCCCACTGCTGATTTCCACACGTATTCTATCCTTTGGAATCCACAACGCATAAT TTTTTCAGTTGATGGCATTGCAATTAGAGAATTCAAGAACTTAGAATCCATTGGCGTTCCATTCCCTAAGAACCAACCAATGAGGATTTACTCCAGTCTTTGGGAAGCTGATGACTGGGCAACATGTGGTGGAAGAGTTAAGACAGATTGGACAAAAGCACCCTTCGTTGCTTCGTTTAGGAACTTCAACGTCAATGCCTGTGCTTGGTCTTACGGAGCATCTTCTTGTAAATCAAAATCTGGCTTTGCTGACTCCATCAGCAACTCATGGATCTGGGAAGAGCTCGATGTCGGACGCGAAGGCCAGATGAAATGGGTGCGGGACAATTACATGACCTATGACTATTGCAAAGATTCCAAGCGATTCCCACACGGCCTCCCTCGTGAGTGCTATGTCACCAACTTTCCCTGA